From a single Salvelinus sp. IW2-2015 unplaced genomic scaffold, ASM291031v2 Un_scaffold1636, whole genome shotgun sequence genomic region:
- the LOC139024557 gene encoding stonustoxin subunit beta-like — protein sequence MDLCSNRTLSLAALGRPFSLGMLYDCRNDYLIPGLTLWNEEPLRKHIITTDEHFTDFKVITSDSTADKYSLLNVNGSLKASFLAGLVKVEGSAKYLKDVKESQNQARVTLCYTTTKKNSQLSMNHLGQEHIKYKEVFSQGIATHVVTGILYGANAFFVFDREVSSEEDRQDIEGHLKVMFNMVPDVSIEGESDLDMKNTSETKADKFSCRFHGDVLLENNPVSFQDAMDTYKTLPQKVGEGVPVQVNLLPLKELEPTATHMVRQISGSLVDQWHTALEYLSELEMRCNDAMRSKPVKYFKEIDAKVKTFKKLCSTEYLKTTLADLLPSIRGGEKEERVLSDFLKKQQEFRFNSNILSECMDRIEREINVVDRFLSMITEDYSQTCSTKIVTSKRELDKEVLNSKVKRVVCFTFTSLGCEDPVLSALDSPSSENTQALVPVKPDLRRWYHSDNIFDDMDKQAGLFKDFAEANKENTQTRFLLASIPNKEQEGASIYLYENGFIRNEHWEPPSKPEKPTARDRTHSSVTLELFPLDRGAHDVTHYLIEHCIDEKDGWSSEKTSESHAVFTVSGLLPSTGYKFKYRAVCSAGLGPDSEVSDIIRTLPSATLLMVEDVCVVLLKVLGFPFFFGNKKRYSR from the exons ATGGATCTTTGCTCAAACCGAACCTTGAGTCTGGCAGCACTGGGACGGCCCTTCTCCCTGGGAATGCTGTATGACTGTCGCAATGACTACCTCATTCCAG GCCTGACACTGTGGAACGAGGAACCACTCAGAAAGCACATCATTACAACAGACGAGCATTTCACCGACTTCAAAGTCATCACATCTGACTCTACAGCTGACAAATACTCTCTGTTAAATGTGAACGGCTCTCTCAAAGCAAGCTTTTTGGCAGGGCTGGTTAAGGTTGAGGGATCAGCTAAGTATTTGAAAGATGTTAAAGAGTCTCAGAATCAGGCGAGGGTCACACTTTGTTACACCACCACTAAGAAAAACAGTCAACTGTCCATGAACCACCTTGGGCAGGAACACATCAAGTACAAGGAGGTTTTTAGCCAAGGCATAGCTACACATGTGGTCACAGGTATACTTTATGGAGCAAATGCTTTCTTTGTGTTTGATCGTGAGGTCTCAAGTGAAGAGGACCGTCAAGACATTGAGGGACACTTGAAAGTGATGTTTAATATGGTTCCTGATGTTTCTATTGAAGGTGAGAGTGATTTAGACATGAAGAACACTTCTGAAACTAAAGCTGACAAGTTCTCTTGTAGATTCCATGGGGACGTTCTCCTGGAAAACAATCCTGTATCTTTTCAAGATGCCATGGACACCTACAAAACCTTGCCTCAGAAGGTAGGTGAGGGGGTTCCTGTGCAAGTGAATCTACTTCCGTTAAAAGAATTGGAACCCACTGCCACCCATATGGTTCGTCAGATCAGTGGAAGCTTAGTTGACCAATGGCATACTGCGCTGGAATACCTCAGTGAGCTGGAGATGAGATGCAACGATGCAATGAGAAGCAAGCCAGTAAAATACTTCAAGGAAATTGATGCCAAAGTGAAAACTTTTAAAAAACTGTGTTCCACAGAGTATTTGAAGACTACTTTGGCGGACCTCCTTCCGTCTAttagagggggagaaaaggaagagagggtgTTGTCCGACTTCTTGAAAAAGCAGCAAGAGTTCCGTTTCAACAGCAACATCCTCAGTGAATGTATGGATCGCATTGAGAGAGAGATCAATGTGGTTGATCGATTCCTAAGCATGATTACAGAGGACTACAGTCAGACGTGTTCCACCAAGATAGTCACATCGAAGAGGGAACTTGACAAAGAGGTCTTGAACTCAAAGGTGAAGCGTGTTGTATGTTTCACTTTCACCTCTCTGGGGTGTGAGGACCCTGTCCTGTCAGCTTTGGATTCCCCAAGCTCTGAGAACACACAAGCATTAGTTCCAGTTAAACCTGATTTGAGAAGATGGTACCACTCTGACAACATATTTGATGACATGGACAAGCAAGCTGGACTTTTCAAAGATTTTGCAGAAGCTaacaaagaaaacacacaaacacgtttCCTCTTGGCCTCCATTCCCAACAAGGAACAAGAAGGAGCCAGCATTTACCTTTATGAGAACGGATTCATAAGAAACGAGCATTGGGAACCTCCATCTAAACCTGAGAAGCCCACAGCACGTGACAGAACTCACAGCAGTGTGACGCTGGAGTTGTTCCCTCTTGACAGGGGAGCCCATGACGTCACCCACTACCTGATTGAACACTGTATTGATGAGAAAGATGGATGGAGCAGCGAGAAGACGTCTGAATCCCACGCAGTCTTCACAGTGTCTGGACTGCTTCCCAGTACAGGGTACAAGTTCAAATACAGAGCCGTGTGTTCAGCAGGCCTTGGTCCAGACAGCGAGGTTAGTGACATCATCAGAACCTTGCCGTCCGCCACTCTTTTAATGGTTGAAGATGTTTGTGTTGTTCTGTTAAAGGTACTTGGATTTCCATTTTTCTTTGGAAACAAGAAACGATACAGCCGGTGA